Genomic segment of Syntrophales bacterium:
CCAGTAGCTCTAATGGATAGAGCGCCGGACTCCAAATCCGGATGCTGGGGGTTCGAGTCCCTCCTGGCCTGCCATTTCTTGTGTCCCTGTTTAGCGAGCGGTCTGGCAGGAGCCTTTCATGGATAAAGTGAAGGAGGCTTTCGAGAAGGTCAAGGTTTTCCTTGCGGAGGCCAAGGCGGAGTTCAAGAAGGTTACATGGCCGACCCCGAAGCAGGCATTGGCATCCACTTCTGTCGTGCTTGTGGTAGTGGTTGTCATGTCCCTGTTTCTCGGGCTGGTGGATTTCGGCCTGGTCAAAGTCCTGCGGCTCATATTGGGTTGAATTCGATGGCGTTCCGCTGGTACGTAGTCCATACTTACTCTGGTTACGAGAACAGGGTGAAGCATTCCCTCCAGGAGCGGATCCAGGCGGCGAACATGCAGGATTCGTTTGCGGATATCC
This window contains:
- the secE gene encoding preprotein translocase subunit SecE — encoded protein: MDKVKEAFEKVKVFLAEAKAEFKKVTWPTPKQALASTSVVLVVVVVMSLFLGLVDFGLVKVLRLILG